A window of the Lysinibacillus irui genome harbors these coding sequences:
- a CDS encoding S-layer homology domain-containing protein — MPEYFNASNNNTKLDNRSGKKGPEPEDVKIGQIGDRTYAFIGIERVGGIMMYDITKPDAPEFVQYFNERDFSENIKGDVSPEGLTFIPASTSITGLPTLLAAHEVSGTVTAFTFGNSNNSTFSDIQGHWAQTAIEYLASTQIFNGITKNQFYPNAQLTRAQFITVLSRAQGISTTTKAPFSDVKPDDYFAEAIAWAHEHKLVDSTDGKFRPHEPISREEAAVILYNFTKLIEKPLSKHQPKLLFKDDAAISAHTKEAIYSLQQAGILTGDKQQLFEPQSTLSRATIASILYRLFVQSY; from the coding sequence TTGCCTGAATACTTCAATGCTTCCAATAATAATACTAAGCTTGATAATCGCAGCGGTAAAAAAGGACCTGAACCAGAGGATGTAAAAATCGGGCAAATTGGTGATCGTACGTATGCCTTTATCGGTATAGAACGAGTTGGTGGCATTATGATGTATGATATTACAAAGCCGGATGCTCCAGAGTTTGTTCAATATTTCAATGAACGAGATTTTAGTGAAAACATAAAGGGAGATGTTTCACCAGAAGGTTTAACCTTTATTCCTGCATCCACAAGTATTACTGGACTTCCAACTTTACTTGCTGCCCACGAGGTTAGTGGCACTGTTACTGCTTTTACATTTGGCAACTCGAATAACAGTACATTTTCAGATATACAAGGACACTGGGCTCAAACAGCTATTGAATACTTAGCAAGCACTCAGATATTTAATGGCATCACAAAAAATCAGTTTTATCCAAACGCACAACTGACAAGAGCACAATTTATTACTGTTCTCAGTCGAGCACAGGGGATTAGCACTACAACAAAAGCCCCTTTTTCAGATGTAAAACCAGATGATTATTTTGCTGAAGCTATTGCTTGGGCTCATGAACATAAGCTAGTTGATTCAACAGATGGAAAGTTTAGGCCTCATGAACCTATTAGCCGAGAGGAAGCTGCCGTAATTTTGTATAATTTTACAAAGCTAATAGAAAAACCATTATCAAAGCATCAGCCAAAGCTATTATTCAAGGATGATGCTGCTATTTCCGCTCATACTAAAGAGGCCATTTATAGCTTACAACAAGCTGGAATTTTAACAGGAGATAAACAACAACTTTTCGAACCACAAAGCACATTATCTCGTGCTACTATCGCGTCCATTCTTTATCGTTTATTTGTTCAATCATACTAA
- the pdxR gene encoding MocR-like pyridoxine biosynthesis transcription factor PdxR: MELSISFTGNSAKYIQIYEEIKHSILTKRLLAHEQLPSKRALAQMLDVSVHTIKEAYEQLLAEGYIYSKERSGYYIAPFEFDWLQQHVEQQIAAPSTTNPQDNIQFDFTNGHVDNEAFPYAVWHKLMKKHFNCDNLSTSPWEGETVLRMEIARYVERSRGVVCDASQVFIYSGTQSQLLALCLFLGSTTRVGLEEPGFKRVRAIIQQCGLSTEAIPVDNSGITLPLKTIHMLYTTPAHQFPLGMIMTMERRAALLQWAISNETLIIEDDYDSEFRFKGLPIPSLAKMDQLQHVIYFGTFSKTLLPSLRISYMILPKSLVAPFMTFHQEQKSVVSKVDQLVLADFLAQGQFDKHLAKMRTIYRKKQQALLTSISQHFSNDFQVIGEKSGLHIVLKLPHYLTEKKAIQLAQEVGIRVYPCSTAYQNGTNEAMVIIGYGGLTLGQINDGIALLASVWQR; the protein is encoded by the coding sequence GTGGAGCTCTCTATTTCATTTACAGGAAATTCAGCTAAGTACATACAAATCTATGAAGAAATAAAGCACTCTATTTTAACTAAAAGATTACTCGCTCATGAGCAATTGCCCTCAAAACGTGCTCTTGCTCAAATGCTGGATGTCAGTGTGCATACTATAAAGGAAGCCTATGAACAATTACTTGCAGAAGGCTATATTTATAGCAAAGAACGATCCGGTTATTACATTGCTCCATTTGAATTTGATTGGCTGCAGCAGCATGTCGAACAACAAATTGCTGCTCCAAGCACAACCAACCCCCAAGATAACATACAATTCGATTTTACTAATGGCCATGTGGATAACGAAGCGTTTCCTTACGCTGTTTGGCACAAGCTCATGAAAAAGCATTTTAATTGCGACAACTTATCAACAAGCCCTTGGGAAGGAGAAACTGTTTTACGTATGGAGATTGCCCGCTATGTAGAACGCTCCCGAGGGGTCGTGTGTGACGCTTCACAGGTGTTTATTTATAGTGGTACGCAAAGCCAGCTTTTAGCCCTCTGTCTTTTTCTTGGTTCAACTACTCGGGTTGGTTTAGAAGAACCAGGCTTTAAACGAGTACGTGCAATCATACAGCAGTGTGGATTATCAACAGAGGCAATTCCTGTGGATAATTCGGGAATAACACTTCCCTTAAAAACAATTCACATGTTATACACAACACCGGCTCACCAATTCCCCTTGGGCATGATTATGACAATGGAAAGAAGAGCTGCATTGTTACAATGGGCTATCTCGAACGAGACTCTTATTATAGAAGATGATTACGATTCGGAGTTTCGGTTTAAGGGACTTCCAATCCCTTCATTAGCTAAGATGGACCAGCTTCAACACGTTATCTATTTCGGAACATTCTCGAAAACATTGCTCCCATCATTACGTATAAGTTATATGATTCTACCAAAATCTTTAGTCGCACCATTTATGACCTTCCACCAAGAGCAAAAATCGGTTGTCTCCAAAGTAGACCAGCTTGTCTTAGCAGATTTTCTCGCACAAGGACAATTCGATAAACATTTGGCTAAAATGCGGACAATTTATCGTAAAAAACAGCAAGCATTACTGACATCTATCTCTCAGCATTTTTCAAATGACTTTCAGGTAATCGGTGAAAAATCAGGGCTCCATATTGTTTTGAAGTTACCTCATTATCTTACTGAGAAAAAAGCGATCCAGCTTGCACAAGAAGTAGGCATTCGTGTCTACCCTTGCTCTACTGCCTATCAAAATGGAACCAATGAGGCAATGGTCATTATTGGTTACGGTGGACTGACACTTGGGCAAATTAATGATGGCATCGCGCTGCTTGCTTCTGTTTGGCAACGCTGA
- the ldmS gene encoding L-aspartate--L-methionine ligase LdmS, whose amino-acid sequence MKPKYTLRQIYGDNAVYTPRTPYSDNPWMMDDPHKLDALTSREVAIADIPVLVHRATQTEKAQELHEVAGLPWVEQPYSYETKEEYLAQIQSWCEEGKTIVCQYIHDLEHMDRQCYWMDAEKFNELNTKAYIDHLIDSKFVPSRLNVETYRLSDAIKNWQPPVVLKPGDDSPTSGGYGVIICHNKEELTEGLRQFRMTGTESIIIEELLQTKDNYSCQFVYSEELGIQYLGASQQITDDNGIYEGNIIVEKVPEKVIEVGRHIMERGVEEGFVGVAGFDLIVTEAGDVQAIDLNFRQNGSTSMLMFHEALGKPINKFASYAAPSPEKNKHFFQTIKTLIEQGTLFPLSFYDGDYFEEPIASRFVGIWYADTLDEIEKLEQKLVYEEEKNGH is encoded by the coding sequence TTGAAACCAAAATATACTTTAAGACAAATTTATGGTGATAATGCTGTGTATACACCAAGAACACCGTATAGTGATAATCCTTGGATGATGGATGATCCTCATAAGCTAGATGCTTTAACCTCAAGAGAAGTAGCTATTGCTGATATCCCCGTATTAGTACACCGAGCCACACAAACAGAAAAAGCTCAAGAGCTACATGAAGTGGCAGGGTTACCTTGGGTTGAACAGCCCTATAGTTATGAAACCAAAGAGGAATATTTGGCACAAATTCAATCTTGGTGTGAGGAAGGAAAGACAATTGTTTGTCAATATATCCATGACTTGGAGCACATGGATCGTCAATGCTATTGGATGGATGCCGAGAAATTTAATGAGCTGAATACAAAAGCATATATCGATCATCTAATCGACAGTAAATTCGTGCCGAGCCGTTTAAATGTTGAGACATATAGACTTTCGGATGCCATTAAAAATTGGCAGCCACCAGTTGTACTAAAGCCCGGAGATGATTCTCCAACATCTGGGGGGTATGGTGTCATCATCTGTCATAATAAAGAAGAGCTAACAGAAGGCTTACGGCAATTTAGAATGACCGGTACGGAGAGCATAATTATTGAGGAACTTTTACAGACAAAGGACAATTATAGCTGTCAATTTGTTTATTCAGAGGAGCTAGGTATTCAATACTTGGGAGCCTCTCAACAAATTACCGATGATAATGGCATTTATGAAGGGAATATTATAGTAGAAAAAGTCCCTGAAAAAGTTATTGAAGTGGGAAGACATATTATGGAACGTGGTGTTGAAGAAGGTTTTGTTGGAGTGGCTGGCTTTGATTTAATCGTCACGGAGGCGGGAGATGTTCAAGCCATAGACTTAAATTTTCGTCAAAATGGTTCTACCTCTATGCTGATGTTTCATGAAGCTTTAGGGAAGCCCATTAATAAATTTGCTTCTTATGCAGCACCAAGCCCAGAAAAGAATAAGCACTTTTTTCAAACAATCAAGACATTGATTGAACAAGGGACGTTGTTTCCGCTATCTTTCTATGATGGCGATTACTTTGAAGAGCCTATAGCATCTAGATTCGTTGGCATATGGTATGCTGATACACTAGATGAAATTGAAAAGCTAGAGCAGAAGTTAGTGTATGAAGAAGAAAAGAATGGTCATTAA
- a CDS encoding EcsC family protein has product MENREQLEQHLQEIKVWEKDQKDLWFWEKLGRIPFKLLDKMTPVFIQNKIALLVDELGNYIQSGGKYLISEQAMMQKIRNHSSTQHILTIADIGQIPLENMITLSDQLQNERVKFATVQGASTGFGGIFTLAIDIPVILGTALKTLQEIAMIHGYDPNDKMERIFIVKCLQFTSADIVGKEAILQELSTMNSTKKASDNMISQLQGWQEVFYTYRDQLGWKKLFQMIPIAGMVFGAYANKGMIQDVAETGIMLYRKRRIYEKLNELEC; this is encoded by the coding sequence ATGGAGAACCGTGAGCAATTAGAACAGCATTTACAGGAAATTAAAGTATGGGAAAAAGATCAAAAAGATTTATGGTTTTGGGAAAAGTTAGGACGAATACCTTTTAAGCTTTTAGATAAAATGACCCCAGTCTTTATTCAAAATAAAATCGCTTTATTGGTTGATGAATTGGGAAATTATATTCAATCAGGAGGAAAGTATTTAATTAGTGAGCAAGCAATGATGCAAAAAATCCGTAACCATTCTTCCACTCAACACATATTGACCATTGCTGATATCGGTCAAATCCCATTAGAAAACATGATCACTCTTAGCGATCAATTACAAAATGAGCGTGTAAAGTTTGCTACCGTTCAAGGAGCTTCTACTGGCTTTGGTGGAATCTTTACGTTAGCTATTGATATTCCTGTTATTTTAGGAACAGCATTAAAAACATTGCAGGAAATTGCCATGATTCATGGCTATGATCCGAATGATAAAATGGAGCGTATTTTTATTGTGAAGTGCCTACAGTTTACTTCTGCTGATATTGTTGGTAAAGAAGCGATTTTACAGGAGCTTTCTACAATGAATAGCACAAAAAAAGCTTCGGACAATATGATTTCTCAGCTTCAGGGTTGGCAGGAGGTTTTTTACACATATCGCGATCAACTAGGCTGGAAAAAGCTGTTTCAGATGATTCCCATTGCAGGGATGGTTTTTGGAGCTTATGCCAATAAAGGGATGATAC
- a CDS encoding ABC transporter ATP-binding protein: MNAVIDVQHLKKTFNKETALQDVSFTIQKGEIFGFLGPSGSGKTTTIKILTAQTDKSAGNVLLFGQPATDMKQSQNRKRFGILTDNSGLYTRLSIEENLLLYSNLYEIPNSAVKEALDFVNLYADRKKKISQLSKGMIQRVTLARAIMHKPELLFLDEPTSALDPVNTQHIYNGLRRLNDMGTTIFLTTHDMSEAEILCDRVAFLHKGKIRAIGAPKDLKKEFGTDTITVELKNGAQEIIENGAQDAEKLYQWMQSEQVRCIYTNEPTLGDIFMQITGSDLV, encoded by the coding sequence ATGAACGCAGTGATTGATGTGCAACATTTGAAAAAAACTTTTAATAAAGAGACAGCATTACAAGATGTTTCCTTTACTATTCAGAAAGGCGAAATATTTGGCTTTCTTGGACCGAGTGGTTCAGGTAAAACTACTACTATTAAAATATTAACCGCACAAACAGATAAATCTGCTGGCAATGTTCTATTATTTGGTCAGCCAGCAACTGACATGAAGCAAAGTCAAAATCGAAAACGTTTTGGTATTTTAACAGATAATAGTGGACTGTACACAAGACTATCTATTGAGGAAAATTTATTACTCTACAGTAATTTATATGAGATACCTAATTCTGCTGTCAAAGAAGCTTTAGACTTTGTCAATTTATATGCAGACCGAAAAAAGAAGATTAGTCAGCTCTCAAAAGGAATGATTCAACGTGTTACACTTGCACGTGCCATCATGCATAAGCCCGAATTATTGTTTTTAGATGAGCCTACTTCTGCACTTGATCCTGTCAATACGCAGCATATTTATAATGGCTTAAGAAGATTAAATGATATGGGGACAACTATTTTTTTAACAACCCACGATATGAGCGAGGCAGAAATACTTTGTGACCGTGTTGCTTTCCTCCATAAAGGGAAAATCCGAGCAATAGGAGCTCCAAAAGACCTAAAAAAAGAATTTGGTACTGACACTATTACAGTAGAGCTTAAAAATGGTGCTCAGGAAATTATAGAAAATGGTGCTCAGGATGCAGAAAAATTATATCAATGGATGCAATCAGAGCAAGTTAGATGTATCTATACAAACGAGCCAACACTTGGTGACATTTTTATGCAAATAACAGGGAGTGATTTAGTATGA
- a CDS encoding response regulator transcription factor: MERNINIDVDPYIEGGNVIYPSFHLSLQPGTIIGIYTDVSKIHTLMQWFMKQKNTFTYFRESALYERLTVLEHLQFFLKLFHHSTREKENLLKLLSLMEQKNTKIHKLSTGEKQRLKLLTTYLHQSPMQVLEEPFQNIDDFSKQNIQKLLKRLVEQQKSIILLSNNLEDLMITSTVIHRLDGTGLHTLDVKEEEVEHTPQPFESAPIRLDKIPTKKNDKIILFNPPEIDYIESVDGVVSVFVAGEAYPCSLSLNELEQKLTPFGFFRSHRSYIVNLQKVREIITWTRNSYSLALNSTEKTVVPLSKNKLADLKEILGI; encoded by the coding sequence ATGGAACGTAACATTAATATTGACGTTGATCCCTATATTGAAGGAGGTAATGTTATTTATCCAAGTTTTCACCTGTCCTTACAACCTGGTACAATCATTGGGATCTACACTGATGTTTCTAAAATACATACATTGATGCAATGGTTTATGAAGCAAAAGAATACTTTTACATACTTTCGTGAGAGTGCCTTGTATGAGCGCCTAACTGTCCTCGAGCATTTACAGTTTTTTTTAAAGCTTTTTCATCATTCAACTAGGGAAAAAGAGAATTTATTAAAATTACTTAGCCTTATGGAACAAAAAAACACTAAAATCCATAAACTTTCTACTGGTGAAAAACAGCGATTAAAGCTTTTGACTACATATCTCCACCAATCGCCTATGCAAGTTTTAGAAGAGCCCTTTCAAAACATTGATGATTTTTCTAAACAAAATATCCAAAAATTATTAAAACGCTTAGTCGAGCAACAAAAAAGTATTATTTTACTCTCGAATAATTTGGAAGACTTAATGATTACAAGTACGGTTATACATAGGCTAGATGGAACTGGTTTACATACATTGGATGTTAAGGAGGAGGAGGTAGAACATACTCCACAGCCATTTGAGAGCGCACCAATTCGGCTTGATAAGATTCCTACAAAGAAAAATGACAAGATTATTTTATTTAATCCACCTGAAATTGATTATATTGAAAGTGTTGATGGGGTTGTTTCTGTCTTTGTTGCTGGTGAAGCATACCCATGTTCTTTATCCCTTAATGAGCTAGAGCAAAAATTGACACCTTTCGGCTTTTTTAGAAGTCATCGTTCTTATATCGTTAACCTACAAAAGGTTCGAGAGATCATTACATGGACACGCAATAGCTATAGCCTAGCACTCAACAGTACAGAAAAGACAGTAGTTCCCCTGTCGAAAAATAAACTGGCAGATTTAAAGGAAATACTCGGAATTTAG
- a CDS encoding dienelactone hydrolase family protein, which yields MKRILFILHEIYGVNHFIKEQERAYCDDNTTTTCISLYPEGLSFPYEQEKQAYDFFVQTVGFDTPIELLSQKLLKACEDYEEVVLIGYSVGATLAWRLSALPLHRIVCVYGSRIRQYIDVRPSCPTLVILPSQESSFDVKTLKQALVSIPNVHLKQYQGLHGFMDASNSNYCYSSFLQAQTDIKSFLQENKI from the coding sequence ATGAAAAGGATACTATTTATATTACACGAAATATATGGGGTAAATCATTTTATTAAAGAACAGGAGAGAGCTTACTGTGATGACAACACAACTACTACCTGTATTTCGCTCTATCCAGAGGGACTTTCCTTTCCATATGAACAGGAAAAACAAGCTTATGACTTTTTCGTACAGACAGTTGGATTCGATACTCCTATTGAATTACTTTCACAAAAACTGCTAAAAGCATGTGAAGACTACGAAGAAGTAGTATTAATTGGATATAGTGTAGGGGCCACTTTAGCTTGGAGATTATCAGCACTTCCCCTCCACCGAATCGTTTGTGTTTATGGTTCACGTATACGTCAATATATAGATGTTAGACCTTCCTGTCCAACCTTGGTTATTTTACCTAGTCAGGAAAGTAGCTTTGATGTTAAAACCTTAAAACAAGCACTTGTGAGCATACCAAATGTCCATCTGAAACAATATCAGGGGCTTCATGGTTTTATGGATGCGTCCAACTCTAATTATTGCTACAGTAGCTTCCTACAAGCACAAACTGACATTAAAAGCTTTTTACAAGAGAACAAAATTTAG
- a CDS encoding ABC transporter permease yields MNISMTRIQAILMKDYKEFSRNYAVSSMVLLPLVMAFLYNQTGANTINIYFLPINLTFSIVTTYVQCSLIAEEKEKNTLRSLMLSPASLGDILIGKSLFVLIITIVSVALAIFLVGYEPANLFILAIALLLSAVFYIALGTICGLFAKSIMEASIIVLPIMLIFSFGPMALALSSTYPILKLAEWLPSSQLLLLAEALEGKYTMTDVIIPMITIIVWSLLSWILAAIIYKKRMVD; encoded by the coding sequence ATGAATATTTCAATGACACGTATTCAAGCTATATTGATGAAGGATTATAAGGAATTCTCACGTAACTATGCTGTATCATCTATGGTGTTATTACCACTTGTAATGGCATTTTTATATAATCAAACAGGTGCAAATACCATTAACATATATTTCTTACCAATTAATTTAACGTTCTCCATAGTGACCACCTACGTACAATGTAGTTTAATTGCAGAAGAAAAAGAAAAAAACACTCTTCGCAGTCTCATGCTCTCCCCAGCCTCACTTGGAGATATTTTGATTGGTAAAAGCTTGTTTGTTCTAATTATTACAATTGTTTCTGTAGCACTGGCTATTTTTCTAGTTGGCTACGAACCTGCGAACCTTTTTATCTTAGCAATTGCATTATTACTTTCTGCTGTGTTTTATATTGCTCTAGGTACAATTTGTGGATTATTTGCTAAATCAATCATGGAAGCATCTATCATTGTGCTGCCTATAATGTTGATCTTCTCATTCGGTCCTATGGCCTTAGCTCTATCTTCGACTTACCCAATCTTAAAATTAGCGGAATGGCTCCCAAGCTCACAGTTATTACTTTTAGCGGAAGCATTAGAAGGTAAGTACACTATGACAGATGTGATTATTCCTATGATTACGATTATTGTATGGTCTCTTCTTTCTTGGATTTTAGCGGCAATTATCTATAAAAAAAGAATGGTCGATTAA
- a CDS encoding GNAT family N-acetyltransferase: MEFITLENEVVKLKPLELSDIQGLLKAGSYPEIWSHMSTTIEKREDVNNFVENALLTRSGKTEFPFVIVDKQSGNIIGSTRYMDIDDKHQRLEIGYTWLTPAYWRTAINTHCKYLLLQYCFEYLHLQRVQIKTDHENIRSQRAIERIGATKEGILRNHMIRKDGTIRHTVMYSITIEEWPQVKKHVEDLLVQSK; the protein is encoded by the coding sequence GTGGAATTCATTACATTAGAAAATGAAGTAGTCAAACTAAAGCCTTTAGAGTTAAGCGATATTCAAGGACTTCTAAAGGCAGGTAGTTATCCAGAGATTTGGTCACATATGTCCACAACTATAGAAAAAAGGGAGGATGTGAATAACTTTGTGGAAAACGCACTACTTACAAGAAGCGGTAAAACTGAGTTTCCTTTTGTGATTGTGGATAAACAATCGGGGAATATTATTGGCTCTACTCGTTATATGGATATTGATGACAAGCATCAACGACTAGAGATAGGGTATACATGGCTGACACCCGCATACTGGCGCACAGCTATTAATACCCATTGTAAATATTTATTATTACAATATTGTTTTGAATACCTTCATTTACAACGAGTTCAAATCAAAACAGATCATGAAAATATCCGTTCTCAAAGAGCTATTGAACGTATAGGTGCCACAAAGGAAGGGATATTGCGTAATCATATGATTCGCAAAGATGGGACAATTCGGCATACAGTGATGTACAGTATTACAATTGAAGAATGGCCACAGGTGAAAAAACATGTAGAAGATTTATTAGTGCAAAGTAAATAA
- a CDS encoding NAD(P)/FAD-dependent oxidoreductase, with protein sequence MLEQELYDVTIIGGGPAGLYASFYCGLREMKTKLIESQPQLGGKIHVYPEKMIWDIGGVTPISGGQLIKQLVEQALTFNPSIYTNEKVLSIAKNKEGIFVVTAESGNIHYSKTVIVAIGGGILNPQKIEIEGAERFEVSNLNYTIKSYEKFKDKTVIISGGGNTAVDWALELMEVASKVYLTYRKDKLSAHEAQITELTNSAIECHYNSEITKLIADDQAGMIKAIALTNHETGTVTEIPVDEVVISHGYIRDKELLDNSPLAIERKNDYFIAGSINSESSIPGLYAAGDILHHAGKIHLIAAAFHDALHAVNSAKKYIQPDASEGGIVSSHNDIFKQRNRKLLQESLK encoded by the coding sequence TTGTTAGAACAAGAATTGTATGATGTAACAATCATTGGTGGGGGACCTGCAGGTTTGTATGCTAGTTTTTACTGTGGTTTACGTGAAATGAAGACAAAGTTAATTGAATCACAGCCACAGCTTGGTGGTAAAATCCATGTTTACCCAGAGAAAATGATTTGGGATATTGGAGGAGTTACGCCCATTTCAGGTGGGCAACTTATTAAACAATTAGTCGAGCAAGCCTTAACGTTTAATCCTTCCATTTATACAAATGAAAAAGTGCTGTCAATTGCCAAAAATAAAGAAGGAATTTTTGTCGTTACAGCTGAATCTGGAAATATTCATTATTCTAAAACGGTTATTGTTGCTATTGGTGGTGGCATTCTGAATCCTCAAAAAATCGAAATTGAGGGAGCTGAACGCTTTGAAGTATCGAATTTAAACTATACAATCAAATCCTATGAAAAATTTAAAGATAAGACAGTAATAATATCTGGTGGTGGTAATACCGCTGTAGATTGGGCATTAGAGTTAATGGAGGTAGCTTCCAAGGTATACTTAACTTATCGAAAAGATAAATTGTCTGCACATGAGGCTCAAATAACAGAGCTTACGAATAGTGCCATTGAGTGTCATTATAATTCTGAAATTACCAAGCTCATTGCAGACGATCAAGCAGGAATGATTAAAGCGATTGCTTTAACGAATCATGAAACAGGCACTGTAACAGAAATTCCTGTCGATGAAGTGGTTATCAGTCATGGCTATATACGTGATAAGGAGTTATTAGATAATAGCCCGCTAGCCATTGAACGTAAAAATGACTATTTTATTGCTGGTTCAATAAATAGTGAATCTTCCATTCCGGGTCTGTATGCTGCAGGTGATATTCTGCATCATGCTGGTAAAATCCATTTAATTGCTGCAGCATTTCATGATGCATTACATGCAGTCAATAGTGCGAAGAAGTATATTCAACCTGATGCTTCAGAGGGTGGTATTGTTTCCTCACATAACGATATATTTAAACAACGTAATCGCAAGCTATTGCAGGAAAGTTTAAAATGA
- a CDS encoding choice-of-anchor I family protein, with the protein MKYKKLAAMAAGCSIALASFLVGENQSYAVEKIPSELTLNVSSRYDSGVKNEDGGATEIVAYNADNHKYYVINGTTKQIEVVPLQKNTPFTTLKAEKFINLEKALKEVKPNFSYGDVTSISISTESDIIAAAVQAADYNDNGLAVLLDYSGTILHVVEAGKQPDMITFTPDGKKILVANEGEPREGYEMATDPEGSVSIIELSTDMTKATAKNITFKAMDAQREDLVAKGIILKKKTNPSVDFEPEYIAVNRMSDKAYITLQEANAIATLDLTMGEWINIQPLGFKDHSKEKNALDFMKDNKINITTENLFGIYMPDGIASYEVNGKTYLVTANEGDSRDWNGYINEKETELKGNDVVLFDSSDYDGLQQGKLYSFGARSFSIYEADTNCLNTSMLPIIILSLIIAAVKKDLNQRM; encoded by the coding sequence ATGAAGTATAAAAAATTAGCCGCAATGGCAGCAGGTTGTTCTATAGCTTTAGCTTCCTTTTTAGTGGGAGAAAATCAATCCTATGCGGTAGAAAAAATACCGTCTGAATTAACCTTAAATGTCTCCTCTCGGTATGATTCTGGTGTAAAAAATGAGGATGGCGGCGCAACCGAAATCGTTGCTTACAATGCTGACAATCACAAATATTATGTGATCAACGGGACGACTAAGCAAATTGAGGTTGTCCCTTTACAAAAAAATACGCCCTTTACTACCCTAAAAGCAGAGAAATTCATAAATCTTGAAAAGGCATTAAAAGAAGTAAAACCAAACTTCTCATATGGGGACGTGACAAGTATTAGTATTAGCACGGAATCGGATATCATCGCAGCCGCAGTACAAGCAGCAGACTACAATGATAATGGATTAGCTGTATTGTTAGATTACAGTGGTACAATCCTTCATGTTGTGGAAGCTGGTAAACAGCCTGATATGATCACCTTTACCCCGGATGGAAAGAAGATACTTGTAGCAAATGAAGGTGAACCCCGAGAAGGTTATGAGATGGCCACAGATCCCGAAGGCAGCGTCAGTATAATTGAGCTCTCAACTGATATGACAAAAGCCACCGCTAAAAACATAACTTTTAAGGCTATGGACGCTCAACGTGAGGATCTTGTGGCTAAAGGAATAATTCTAAAGAAGAAAACGAATCCGTCCGTTGATTTTGAACCAGAATATATAGCTGTTAATCGTATGAGTGATAAAGCCTATATTACCTTACAAGAAGCAAATGCTATTGCTACTCTAGATCTTACAATGGGTGAATGGATAAATATACAACCATTAGGTTTTAAGGATCATAGTAAGGAAAAAAATGCTCTGGATTTTATGAAAGATAACAAAATCAATATTACTACAGAGAATCTTTTTGGAATCTATATGCCTGATGGAATTGCATCCTACGAGGTAAATGGTAAAACGTATTTAGTCACAGCAAATGAAGGCGATTCACGTGATTGGAATGGTTACATAAATGAAAAAGAAACGGAATTAAAAGGAAATGATGTTGTTCTTTTTGATTCATCTGATTATGATGGTTTACAACAAGGAAAGTTATATAGCTTCGGTGCACGGTCTTTCTCAATCTATGAAGCCGATACAAATTGCCTGAATACTTCAATGCTTCCAATAATAATACTAAGCTTGATAATCGCAGCGGTAAAAAAGGACCTGAACCAGAGGATGTAA